The following are encoded in a window of Tessaracoccus flavescens genomic DNA:
- a CDS encoding BMP family lipoprotein, which yields MKKSLLSMLALTSASALALAGCAEPPSTTTTSPDATAETSAATDPSAAASETAGTGGEASDFLACMVSDFGGFDDNSFNETAHAGMIKAQDELGIQTKQIESNAEAEYAQNVRSMVDAKCNAIITVGFALASATEAAAKQNPDVDFIIVDHDSFEGVDNAKGLIFNTAQPAFMAGYAAAAMSTSGTVGTFGGAKYPTVTIFMDGFAEGVAYYNEAKGKDVKVIGWDTAAQDGQFVGGNNPFGDIPGGKNTASTLIAQGADIIMPVAGPAGEGALQAAKESGGKVNAIWVDTDGYVSLPQYGPQIVTSVVKAMDVAVFEAIKAAMDGEFSSDPYVGTLENGGARLAPFHDFESKMPEGLQAELDQIKADIISGKITIKSPAQPA from the coding sequence GTGAAGAAGTCCCTGCTGAGCATGCTGGCGCTGACCAGCGCCTCTGCCCTCGCGCTGGCCGGCTGTGCCGAGCCGCCGAGCACCACCACCACGTCGCCCGACGCGACGGCCGAAACCTCGGCGGCGACCGATCCGTCTGCCGCTGCCAGCGAGACCGCGGGAACCGGCGGCGAAGCTTCCGACTTCCTCGCCTGCATGGTCTCCGACTTCGGCGGCTTCGACGACAACTCGTTCAACGAGACGGCCCACGCCGGCATGATCAAGGCCCAGGACGAGCTCGGTATCCAGACCAAGCAGATCGAGTCCAACGCCGAGGCCGAGTACGCCCAGAACGTCCGGTCGATGGTCGACGCCAAGTGCAACGCCATCATCACCGTCGGATTCGCCCTCGCGAGCGCCACCGAAGCCGCCGCGAAGCAGAACCCCGACGTCGACTTCATCATCGTCGACCACGACTCCTTCGAGGGCGTCGACAACGCGAAGGGCCTCATCTTCAACACCGCCCAGCCCGCCTTCATGGCCGGTTACGCGGCCGCGGCGATGAGCACCAGCGGCACCGTCGGAACCTTCGGTGGCGCCAAGTACCCCACAGTGACCATCTTCATGGACGGTTTCGCTGAGGGCGTGGCCTACTACAACGAGGCCAAGGGCAAGGACGTCAAGGTCATCGGTTGGGACACCGCAGCGCAGGACGGCCAGTTCGTCGGCGGCAACAACCCCTTCGGCGACATCCCCGGCGGCAAGAACACCGCCTCGACGCTGATCGCCCAGGGCGCCGACATCATCATGCCCGTCGCCGGCCCCGCCGGTGAGGGCGCGCTGCAGGCCGCCAAGGAGTCCGGTGGCAAGGTCAACGCCATCTGGGTCGACACCGACGGCTACGTCTCCCTCCCGCAGTACGGCCCGCAGATCGTCACCTCGGTCGTGAAGGCCATGGACGTCGCGGTGTTCGAGGCCATCAAGGCCGCCATGGACGGCGAGTTCAGCTCCGATCCCTACGTCGGCACGCTGGAGAACGGTGGAGCGCGGCTCGCCCCGTTCCACGACTTCGAGTCGAAGATGCCGGAGGGCCTCCAGGCCGAACTCGATCAGATCAAGGCCGACATCATCAGCGGCAAGATCACGATCAAGTCGCCGGCACAGCCCGCCTGA
- a CDS encoding ABC transporter ATP-binding protein: MKTGSEVLSLNGITKRFGSLTANDSISLDIVPGRIHCLLGENGAGKSTLMNILFGLLEPDEGEIKLGDRTLTLTNPKQAMAAGIGMVHQHFMLIPVFTVFENMVLGHEPSRAGVLDLNSARRKVRELSERYKLDVDPDALVEDLPVGIQQRVEILKALANDATYLIFDEPTAVLTPQEIDELMLVMKSLRDEGRAIVFITHKLREVREVADDITVIRRGKVVGEAEPGTSEGELAAMMVGRSVLLQVDKEEAKPGAERLVIDGLTVANASGAVAVDDLSLTVRGGEIVCIAGVQGNGQTELSEAILGTTMPVSGTVTLDGVDITTAKPARTIKAGLGYVPEDRHRDGFVGEFSIAENLVLDNLDAYSRFGSLDLRAIAENAKARIEEFDIRSSSYTQPVKSLSGGNQQKVVLARELSRPLTLLLASQPTRGVDVGAIEFLHKRIVAERDRGTAVLIVSTELEEVESLADRIAVMYRGRIVGIVDPDTPRDVLGLMMAGVSYDDAVATVQEGSTNE, encoded by the coding sequence GTGAAAACTGGCTCAGAGGTGCTGTCGCTCAACGGCATCACCAAGCGATTCGGCTCGCTCACCGCGAACGACTCCATCTCCCTCGACATCGTGCCGGGCCGCATCCACTGCCTCCTCGGCGAGAACGGGGCGGGCAAGTCGACCCTGATGAACATCCTGTTCGGACTGCTCGAGCCCGACGAGGGCGAGATCAAGTTGGGCGATCGCACGCTCACCCTGACCAACCCGAAGCAGGCCATGGCGGCGGGCATCGGCATGGTCCACCAGCACTTCATGCTGATCCCCGTGTTCACCGTCTTCGAGAACATGGTGCTCGGCCACGAGCCGAGCAGGGCAGGCGTGCTCGACCTCAATAGCGCACGAAGGAAGGTCCGCGAGCTGAGCGAACGCTACAAGCTCGACGTCGACCCCGACGCCCTCGTGGAGGACCTCCCCGTCGGCATCCAGCAGCGCGTCGAGATCCTCAAGGCCCTCGCCAACGACGCCACCTACCTGATCTTCGACGAGCCCACCGCAGTGCTCACCCCGCAGGAGATCGACGAGCTGATGCTCGTCATGAAGTCCCTGCGCGATGAGGGAAGGGCAATCGTCTTCATCACCCACAAGCTCCGCGAGGTCCGCGAGGTCGCAGACGACATCACGGTCATCCGCCGCGGAAAGGTCGTCGGTGAGGCCGAGCCCGGCACCTCGGAGGGCGAGCTCGCCGCCATGATGGTCGGCCGTTCGGTCTTACTCCAGGTGGACAAGGAGGAGGCGAAACCCGGGGCGGAGCGCCTCGTGATCGACGGGCTGACCGTCGCCAACGCGTCCGGCGCCGTCGCCGTCGACGACCTCAGCCTCACCGTGCGCGGCGGCGAGATCGTCTGCATCGCCGGCGTCCAGGGAAACGGCCAGACCGAGCTGTCCGAGGCCATCCTCGGCACGACGATGCCGGTCTCGGGCACGGTCACCCTCGACGGGGTCGACATCACGACGGCAAAGCCTGCGCGCACCATCAAGGCCGGTCTCGGCTACGTTCCCGAGGACCGTCACCGCGACGGGTTCGTTGGCGAGTTCTCGATCGCCGAGAACCTCGTGCTCGACAACCTCGACGCCTACTCCCGTTTCGGCTCGCTCGACCTCCGCGCGATTGCGGAGAACGCAAAGGCCAGGATCGAGGAGTTCGACATCCGTTCCAGCTCCTACACCCAGCCGGTGAAGTCACTGTCGGGCGGCAACCAGCAGAAGGTCGTCCTTGCGCGTGAGCTCTCCCGCCCCCTGACGCTGCTGCTGGCCTCCCAGCCGACCCGTGGCGTCGACGTCGGGGCGATCGAGTTCCTGCACAAGCGCATCGTCGCCGAGCGCGACCGGGGCACCGCCGTGCTGATCGTCTCGACCGAGCTCGAGGAGGTCGAGTCGTTGGCTGACCGGATCGCCGTGATGTACCGCGGCCGGATCGTCGGGATCGTCGACCCGGACACACCCCGCGACGTGCTCGGCCTCATGATGGCGGGCGTCAGCTACGACGACGCCGTCGCAACCGTCCAGGAAGGCAGCACCAATGAGTGA